A single region of the Streptomyces sp. ITFR-16 genome encodes:
- a CDS encoding ABC-F family ATP-binding cassette domain-containing protein produces the protein MTATLVAKDLAAGHGDRTLFAELDLVVAPGDVIGLVGVNGAGKSSLLRLLAGLDQPEEGELRLSPPTATVGHLPQEPERRPGETVREFLARRTGVAEAQATMDTATQALVDGAPGADDAYSESLERWLALGGADLDERAEEVAADLGLTVGLDLPMTALSGGQAARAGLASLLLSRYDVFLLDEPTNDLDLDGLERLERYVSGLRAGTVVISHDREFLMRTVTKVLELDLAQQQINLYGGGYAAYLEERERARRHAREEFEEYADKRSALEGRALMQRSWMDKGVRNARRKATDSDKMARKFRSESSEKQAAKARQTQRMIERLDVVDEPRKEWELRMEIASAPRSGSVVATLREAEVTLGDFTFGPASLQIDWADRVAITGANGAGKSTLLAALLGRLPLDSGHASLGSGVVVGEVDQARKLFHGTESLLEAFCAAVPDTEPADVRTLLAKFGLRADHVMRPATTLSPGERTRSALALLQGRGVNLLVLDEPTNHLDLPAIEQLESALESYTGTLLLVTHDRRMLEAVRTTRRVEVAAGRLTES, from the coding sequence ATGACTGCCACCCTCGTCGCCAAGGACCTCGCCGCCGGCCACGGCGACCGCACGCTCTTCGCCGAACTCGACCTCGTGGTCGCACCCGGCGACGTGATCGGTCTCGTCGGAGTGAACGGCGCCGGAAAATCGTCACTGCTCCGGCTGCTCGCCGGCCTCGACCAGCCGGAGGAGGGCGAGCTGCGGCTCTCCCCGCCCACCGCCACGGTCGGCCATCTGCCCCAGGAGCCCGAGCGGCGACCCGGCGAGACCGTCCGGGAGTTCCTGGCCCGCCGCACGGGCGTTGCCGAGGCCCAGGCCACGATGGACACCGCCACCCAGGCCCTCGTGGACGGGGCGCCCGGCGCCGACGACGCGTACTCCGAGTCGCTGGAGCGCTGGCTGGCCCTCGGCGGCGCGGACCTGGACGAGCGGGCCGAGGAGGTCGCGGCCGACCTCGGTCTGACCGTCGGACTCGACCTGCCGATGACCGCCCTCTCCGGCGGCCAGGCGGCCCGCGCCGGTCTCGCCTCGCTGCTGCTCTCGCGCTACGACGTCTTCCTGCTCGACGAGCCCACCAACGACCTCGACCTGGACGGCCTCGAACGGCTGGAGCGCTATGTCTCGGGGCTGCGCGCCGGCACGGTCGTCATCAGCCACGACCGCGAATTCCTGATGCGCACGGTCACCAAGGTCCTCGAACTCGACCTCGCCCAGCAGCAGATCAATCTGTACGGCGGTGGCTACGCGGCCTATCTGGAGGAGCGCGAGCGCGCCCGTCGGCATGCCCGCGAGGAGTTCGAGGAGTACGCGGACAAGCGCTCGGCGCTGGAGGGCCGCGCACTGATGCAGCGCTCCTGGATGGACAAGGGCGTCAGGAACGCGCGCCGCAAGGCCACCGACTCCGACAAGATGGCCCGCAAGTTCCGCAGCGAGTCCAGCGAGAAGCAGGCCGCTAAGGCCCGGCAGACCCAGCGCATGATCGAGCGCCTCGACGTCGTCGACGAACCGCGCAAGGAGTGGGAGCTGCGGATGGAGATCGCCTCCGCGCCCCGCTCCGGCTCGGTCGTGGCGACCCTGCGCGAGGCCGAGGTGACCCTCGGGGACTTCACATTCGGCCCCGCCTCGCTCCAGATCGACTGGGCGGACCGGGTCGCCATCACCGGGGCCAACGGGGCCGGCAAGTCGACCCTGCTGGCCGCCCTGCTCGGCCGTCTCCCGCTGGACTCGGGGCACGCGAGCCTCGGCTCGGGCGTGGTCGTCGGCGAGGTCGACCAGGCGCGGAAGCTGTTCCACGGCACGGAGTCCCTGCTGGAGGCGTTCTGCGCCGCCGTCCCCGACACCGAGCCCGCCGACGTGCGCACGCTGCTCGCCAAGTTCGGGCTGCGCGCCGACCATGTGATGCGCCCGGCGACCACGCTCTCCCCGGGCGAGCGCACCCGGTCGGCGCTCGCCCTCCTCCAGGGCAGGGGCGTCAACCTCCTGGTCCTGGACGAGCCCACGAACCACCTGGACCTGCCCGCCATCGAGCAGCTGGAATCGGCGCTGGAGTCCTACACAGGGACGCTGCTGCTGGTCACCCACGACCGCCGGATGCTGGAGGCGGTCCGCACGACACGCCGCGTCGAGGTGGCGGCGGGCAGGCTCACGGAAAGCTGA
- a CDS encoding chlorohydrolase family protein — translation MRTRWRATHILGHRDGGHALLRNGEIVWEDDTIVYVGTGYDGPVDEERDLGESLVMPGLIDLDALTDIDHLVLDSWAPRDRAAGLLWSQNYFDHRRRDVFTPKERATVRAYALVQLALHGITTYMPIASEVHSAWAEPYDELVATARTSRRIGLRGYLGPAYRSGVNVALPDGGRDVAFDEERGRTGLRDAVRFLDHTAALGDPLVNGVLLPCRIETLTEDLLRETAAVARHRDVLVRLHCLQGLTERDLVRERHGTTPLGLLERTGLLDTRLLVPHGIVTDRHPDVHGEDRGDLATLAAAGVSVVHCPQTSLRYGQVLHSFAAYRRAGINLCLGTDSFPPDLIRGMDTGVHLAKVTDGRADAAPAEHYVEAATLGGARALGRTDLGRLEPGAQADLVAFRLDDIRDGVQDDPVRTFLLNGTARQATHSVVAGRPVLTDGRIPGIDLANLRRRAQSLFETMRAAYGERDLHRRGAGELFPPTFPPYEETSR, via the coding sequence GTGCGAACCCGCTGGCGCGCCACCCACATCCTCGGCCACCGCGACGGCGGGCACGCGCTGCTGCGGAACGGCGAGATCGTGTGGGAGGACGACACGATCGTGTACGTCGGCACGGGGTACGACGGCCCGGTGGACGAGGAACGGGACCTCGGCGAGTCGCTGGTGATGCCCGGCCTCATCGATCTGGACGCCCTCACCGACATCGACCACCTCGTCCTGGACTCCTGGGCGCCCCGCGACCGCGCCGCCGGACTCCTCTGGTCCCAGAACTACTTCGACCACCGCCGCCGGGACGTCTTCACCCCGAAGGAGCGGGCCACCGTCCGCGCGTACGCGCTCGTCCAGCTGGCCCTGCACGGCATCACCACCTACATGCCCATCGCCTCCGAGGTCCACAGCGCCTGGGCGGAGCCGTACGACGAACTCGTCGCGACGGCGCGGACCTCCCGCCGCATCGGCCTGCGCGGCTACCTGGGGCCCGCCTACCGGTCCGGCGTCAACGTCGCCCTCCCCGACGGCGGCCGGGACGTCGCCTTCGACGAGGAGCGCGGCCGCACGGGGCTGCGGGACGCCGTGCGCTTCCTCGACCACACCGCCGCCCTCGGCGACCCGCTGGTCAACGGGGTGCTGCTGCCCTGCCGCATCGAGACGCTCACCGAGGACCTCCTGCGCGAGACCGCCGCCGTCGCGCGCCACCGCGACGTCCTCGTACGCCTGCACTGCCTCCAGGGCCTGACCGAACGGGACCTCGTACGGGAACGGCACGGCACCACGCCCCTCGGACTGCTCGAACGCACCGGGCTGCTGGACACCCGGCTCCTCGTGCCGCACGGCATCGTGACCGACCGCCACCCCGATGTGCACGGCGAGGACCGGGGTGACCTGGCCACCCTCGCGGCGGCCGGCGTCTCCGTCGTCCACTGCCCGCAGACCTCGCTGCGCTACGGCCAGGTACTGCACTCCTTCGCCGCCTACCGGCGGGCCGGGATCAACCTGTGCCTGGGCACCGACTCCTTCCCGCCGGACCTGATCCGGGGCATGGACACCGGCGTCCACCTCGCCAAGGTGACCGACGGACGCGCGGACGCCGCCCCCGCCGAGCACTACGTGGAGGCGGCCACGCTCGGCGGCGCCCGCGCCCTGGGCCGCACCGACCTCGGGCGGCTGGAGCCCGGCGCCCAGGCGGACCTGGTGGCCTTCCGGCTGGACGACATCCGCGACGGCGTCCAGGACGACCCCGTCCGTACGTTTCTCCTCAACGGCACCGCGCGGCAGGCCACCCACTCCGTGGTGGCGGGACGGCCCGTGCTGACCGACGGCCGCATACCGGGCATCGACCTGGCGAACCTGCGCCGCCGGGCCCAGTCCCTGTTCGAGACAATGCGCGCGGCCTACGGCGAGCGCGACCTGCACCGCCGAGGTGCCGGCGAGCTGTTCCCGCCGACGTTCCCGCCGTACGAGGAGACCTCACGATGA